Below is a genomic region from Vairimorpha necatrix chromosome 1, complete sequence.
taCGCCCCGTATGccatatataattatttattattttgtgtTCATTCGCTGAAAATCAGTCCACATTACAGGGTGTTGATTCGTTATAGTGTCatgtttgaatttttatgcCCCTTAATATTAAGAATGAAAAGCCACAACTactgaattaaaaaatagagtTTAGAATTGACAAAAGACGAAAAACGATCCAGAGCCGAAATATTGAATATGGTTGattactttttaaaacagtTGCATCCGTCTTAAGAAAATAGCACAATCAACCTGCCCGACCTACTTCGCAGTCGAATCAAAGCGAAATACTTTCGAATACGGATTGTATTACCGAAAATATAGTTGATTGAGCAAACGATATGACACTACAAGAAATTTCTGACGTTTAAACACGGACAGGTGTAACTTTGATTATATATTCAATATTGAGCAAACTCAAAAAACTCTGTATAACAAAAAGGcccttttttaattccTTCCGAACGTAATTCTCCGTACAGaatgaataaaaaagtatcATTTCCACGGTAATTAGCAGGTACTCGGCCGACGCCTGtgtttttcaatataatcCCGGGTTCACGCACATACGACACGTGGTTACGGATACCCAAATAATAATTCTTAAGCCTGCAAGAATGTGCCAGAAAATAATGGCCAAAACATTTAGCTGTATGTGcaaaatttcaataaattgAGCATTGGcattttaatttcaaaCTTGGAGCGTATAAATCCGAGAATTTTGTGAACTTTGTCGATAATAAATTGTCTATGTTCTTTTGGAAGAATCCTGGATAGttcttataatttataatgctAGTTTTATCAATCGTGAaaagttttacaaaaattagGTAACCTAGGCATCGATCATGGATTTCCGTTATATATTTCTCCATAATTATACCACATCGAAATATTCTTTTCGATGCCAAGGCaagatttttatcttttcaTTATGCAGGAATTTAATCGAAACAAGTCCTAATAATGTTTTAAGTTTTGATTATTTCGTGAGTGTCTTGGGGTTATAGAATTATTATAGGCTGGCTAGAAAAGGCAAAAGCAAGAGAAgactttatttaataaacttttttattattttaaatttcaaatgtTTATGGCActatagaaatttaaacatGGCAATATAACGATTCAACCCCTGCAAACCAACttaattataaacataatgaataagaaattattaataaaaaactagaaATTTAAGAGTTATCACTACCCATACAGTATTGAGACAATCTTAATTAGCCTGCTGTCAAACTTAGTGGCTTCGCACTACAAAAAGTCAAAGTTTAACCTTATGTGAAGCCTCAGAACTATTTTgataatgatttttatggcgtctcaaataaaaacttaaataataatgcGAATGAAAGCTTCTAACACAGACaagagtttttaaaatgacttTGAAAAGTCTAACTGTGTTAAGCAGACATAGGCTTAATATAGATCACCTAGGGCTATTCGAAAACTTTATGGACTCTTATTAAAAGAACCTGGTGCTGGTACCAAGGAAGTGATTTATATTGTGGCTAGAACAATTACAGGTTCATATCTAAATaaactaaatttattttttcaacactcaaaagtatttacaatcataaatttcaacatcacagaaaaaaattgctTAGTCTTTTCAAGATCAAAGTCGGAATCCAAGACGACTGCTCCTATTAGAGACTCAAATATGTCACTATAACATTTACTAATCTTACTCTTCTTATCTCTAGTATCTTCATGTAATCCTGTAAGCGCTAGATCAAAAAGCCCTTCattcaataaaattctCGCAAATGTGTTATTGTTTACAAGACCTTTTCTATAAGTGTGTAGTGCTTCAGGATCAGCTTCgggatatttataaaaaatataatctgatacatttaaatctaaaaagCAGTCTCCTATCAATTCAAGTTTCTGGAATCTTTCAGATCCAAACATGTTATCTTTAAACGATGGATGTATCATCGCCTTCTCTAAATAAcctttatttttgaatttgtaatttattttttcttcgaTCATTTGCACATTTTGATATGGCAAAATACCTTCGTACTCACAGAgtaaataaatactttCCTTAGTTTCCGACATTTTGCGATAACTTAGTGTTTTGGTATGTCTGTCTAAAATGCCCAATTTCTTGATAAAATCAAATGCTTTGTCAAATCCTAATTCTATGTAATGAGCTCCAATCATGGACTCTACAATGTCAGCTAACACTTTATTTCCTAATTCATACAATGAATCTTTTGTGTGTTTgatactaaaattttttacaaagtTTGCTTGATTACTATTCGTAAACACAAACTCTGCGCCTAGGTTTTGCACTAAAGAATGATCTTCTAATTCACTCAGAATAGCAGGCGGCTGGAATAAATGCTCTGAATATTTGTTAAATGTGAAATATTCTGACAACCCAATCTTCTTCGCAATTCTATACAAATTATCATTACAAACTATATAATCTTTAGTAGTTACAAGTTTATTGAGATTGTAACCACATtctataaacaaatatttactCACAgcatattttaaaactgaGTCTCCGATAAACTCAAGTCTCTCGTAGCCCAAATCGAACTCCCCATCATAAACACCTCTTTGTGTAAAGGAAATCGCTAAATTCTCAAGAGAAACTTCCAAATTCATCTTTTCTTTCAATTCGTGGACCAGAGCCATAGTTTcgaaaacattaaaaaattttacaaattttttataatcattttttatatttttgctTATAGCAGAGACATGAAATATTTCACCAGAGTTTAACTCGTAGGTGCTTCCTTTTTTTGCTGAGTAAATAGACGCACCAAAAATAATGTTTGTGTCGTCGATCTGTTTCTCTAATTCTAGtccatatttttcattaaaatattcCAGAAAGGTAGTTTCAGGAGATGGCGGATTTCCATTTACACTTCGTATTCTTTTACAAATGGTTCCGATTTCATCTGTCAATTTCTTTTCACTTTCATTTACATATTcgtaaaattgtttattaatCGGATTAAACAACAAGAAAGAacttagaatatttttgtcttttacTTCATAAACTGATCCAAAGAAGAATTTGTTACACATCAAATTCATGTAGTCAAAATCAATATTTCCTGATTTTATAGGTATGACATAATAGgcatattttctatatgaCTCTGGTGGAAAAGTTTTTCTTCGGAAatttatactaaaaaaaaatatttgaaaattcaatataacttttttttcgttCTCTGTAAAATTaacttcttttaaataatttatctCTGTTTCTTTGTAAGATACTGTATTTCTAAATGATTTCCCCGTACAAATCCCAATATTacttttattgaaaatatatacgCTCATAGTGTCAGTAAATTTGGATAAAGCACGCGGCTGTTTTCTAAGTACCTCATTAATATTGAGAACAGATACATTTTCTTCGTCAAAACAAATACTGtgttctttaaaaaatcgaTCTTCAAATTCATATGCTTCTTTTTGAGCATTTATCAGTTGTTTGGCCTCTTCTAAATCTTGGAAAtcgatattataaatttttttgatattttctatataaaCTTGATTTTcgtcaataaatttttgttttacgGGTAGGAAATTTGCATCCAAAAATCCCGCCTCGTAcatctttattaaaaatttatagcaCACATCTTTGTACgcatctttttttaaactaaaattgtctgattgaatttttttagaaaaaaaatcgcCATCGACCATTTTAGGTAATTCGAGGCAAcagtaaaatttattttcttgcGCGGCACTGTAAAAAGACTTATAAACGCgcaaatcttttaaaagaagaaaattatcATAGAATAATCTATTAATCATGTACATTACATGTTCTGAAAATATGACAGCATAATCAAGAGCCAGTGTAGGTACAGGATATTTATTAGGCGACGTCGTGCAATATTCAAGCCGTTTCTTATGTGCGTATTTATGAAATATGGTCAATTCTTTATTCTTACAAATTTCATCTACCACTAGATTAGGAAAATctccttcttttttaataattataacatttttaaacttaTGAACATCTTCGTCGTCAGCTTCTTCAATCAAAATAAGTGACGCATCGGGGTCAATATCATTAGCGGACAtttcattataattataaacattatCCAGCTCGCATTTAAAATCgccttttataaatattggtcccatgttttttatacctTTTATAATCTCTAGCATCTGTCGATGttctaataatttctttgctttttctttgtcttcttGTTCAATTGcaatgttttttgttttgttaaaattgatacatttatttaaaagaacTGTAGCTTCGTCAAGATCTTCCTTTTCTAATTTctctaattttttcataagtGCAAGATAAACAGGATTCTGAACTTTTTTCACTgtactttttaatattctcCTGCACTTAGCATACGACACAATCTCATCTGTCAATGTCAAATCCAATGTCAAgcattttatattgtttttttgtgtattaattttattagacTGCGTAGACTGGAAGTAAATTGGCAGGTCTATGTTTTTATCATCTGTGAATACAATACAACTAGGTTTAGTCAAATCATAAAGTTTTCCatcaatataaaacaacCTAAATGCGTGTGTCAATTCTGATTTAATTTCACAATTTATTATGACTATATCATAATCGTAAACGTTTAGAAGCCCTTGCCACgataaaagaataaatttcGACGGATGACAAATTAATTGCTTAGTTTCTTTTATTCTCAAAAGCATTTCTCcgaatttatatttaaaatcttgCGCAAAGTACTTGTCGTCTGTAATGACAATATATCTTTCATTTTCCGCCATTAACTTTTTCATTTCTTCtatgtttatattattgttaGCATTTTTAGAGATGATTGAATTCAATTTCATACTAATTTTTGGggtataattttcttttatattttttggcGCTAAAAACTGTAAAAGTttcatctaaaaatataattggtTGTTTGAAAGCGCCCAAAAATAAAGCcgttattttatttttttaccctcaaaaaataaaattcaataagTTGTggagaaaaaaatacttacacttataaaaaataaacgaGTGTAATATTTGTAAGGAACGGCCTTATTTATTCAAAACagataagaaaattttttcataagaAAACACTTGCGGggattaaataaatgattaGCAAGGAATCATAATGTCAAGgttcaaaatataaaacaactATCATTTATCTGTTTTGAATAAATATGGCCGTTCCTTACAAATATTACACtcgtttattttttataagtgtAAGTATTTCTTCTCCACAACTTATtggattttatttttcggGGCGTATATAACTAAATGCacgaaattattttttagtcgCTTTTGCtcttaaaaattacaaaaaaatggcTAATATCAGCATCTGTGTAAAAAAACTGGGgggtcaaaatttttaaaaaattgcccttttttttaaaaaacgaagGGAATGATGAGTaatgaagaaattgaagatttttatatatctttAACAAATTAGAAATACAATCAGAAATGTATAAAATGTGGTTGGGATACAGCTATTGTATCAAATGAAACTGCTTACTTGAGGTGTAAGTCTTCAAGTTGTAAACACAGATTTTCAATTTggaaaaattctttttttgaaaacacTAGACTAGAACATTTACTGATGTTGCaaatagtaaatttttggATATTAGAATTAAAGTAATTCTTATATCAAAGATTTTGGGATGTAATGTACAAAATGTAAGTTACACCCtagataaattatataaattaaaaatttatgataagTATTTGAACAAGCTGAAGCAGATAGGCGGACAAGATATCATTGTAGAAATAGATGAAAGTAAAATTGGCAAAAATAAGCATCATAGGGGAAGATTAGTTAAGGGGTTTGGTGTTTCGGTATGGTGGAACGAACCGAACCAAAGAAGATTGTATTCgtaattataaagaaaagagaCAGAATAACATTATTTCCaactagcgtatgctttcccgttttaAAAACGGGATCTAAATGTTTTGTTTGATAATATGTCCCGCCTAGGTGAATTTTGGTGAGTTCCCATTTTAGGACGATTGAATTTAATAGGATGAAGACAtcgttttcaaaaatactttttagtttCATAGAAGGAGTAAAGTTAAGTTAAAAACACTTATGAGTCTCATTGAAATAATTCTGGGAATTTCTAAgctcaatttttttacttatattcaactttttctttatttaatattattgtgaattttttctagaag
It encodes:
- a CDS encoding dicer-like protein, with protein sequence MKLNSIISKNANNNINIEEMKKLMAENERYIVITDDKYFAQDFKYKFGEMLLRIKETKQLICHPSKFILLSWQGLLNVYDYDIVIINCEIKSELTHAFRLFYIDGKLYDLTKPSCIVFTDDKNIDLPIYFQSTQSNKINTQKNNIKCLTLDLTLTDEIVSYAKCRRILKSTVKKVQNPVYLALMKKLEKLEKEDLDEATVLLNKCINFNKTKNIAIEQEDKEKAKKLLEHRQMLEIIKGIKNMGPIFIKGDFKCELDNVYNYNEMSANDIDPDASLILIEEADDEDVHKFKNVIIIKKEGDFPNLVVDEICKNKELTIFHKYAHKKRLEYCTTSPNKYPVPTLALDYAVIFSEHVMYMINRLFYDNFLLLKDLRVYKSFYSAAQENKFYCCLELPKMVDGDFFSKKIQSDNFSLKKDAYKDVCYKFLIKMYEAGFLDANFLPVKQKFIDENQVYIENIKKIYNIDFQDLEEAKQLINAQKEAYEFEDRFFKEHSICFDEENVSVLNINEVLRKQPRALSKFTDTMSVYIFNKSNIGICTGKSFRNTVSYKETEINYLKEVNFTENEKKVILNFQIFFFSINFRRKTFPPESYRKYAYYVIPIKSGNIDFDYMNLMCNKFFFGSVYEVKDKNILSSFLLFNPINKQFYEYVNESEKKLTDEIGTICKRIRSVNGNPPSPETTFLEYFNEKYGLELEKQIDDTNIIFGASIYSAKKGSTYELNSGEIFHVSAISKNIKNDYKKFVKFFNVFETMALVHELKEKMNLEVSLENLAISFTQRGVYDGEFDLGYERLEFIGDSVLKYAVSKYLFIECGYNLNKLVTTKDYIVCNDNLYRIAKKIGLSEYFTFNKYSEHLFQPPAILSELEDHSLVQNLGAEFVFTNSNQANFVKNFSIKHTKDSLYELGNKVLADIVESMIGAHYIELGFDKAFDFIKKLGILDRHTKTLSYRKMSETKESIYLLCEYEGILPYQNVQMIEEKINYKFKNKGYLEKAMIHPSFKDNMFGSERFQKLELIGDCFLDLNVSDYIFYKYPEADPEALHTYRKGLVNNNTFARILLNEGLFDLALTGLHEDTRDKKSKISKCYSDIFESLIGAVVLDSDFDLEKTKQFFSVMLKFMIVNTFEC